The following are encoded together in the Triticum dicoccoides isolate Atlit2015 ecotype Zavitan chromosome 6B, WEW_v2.0, whole genome shotgun sequence genome:
- the LOC119322232 gene encoding probable LRR receptor-like serine/threonine-protein kinase At3g47570, translating to MGQLPLHIHHLQLIASVLLLSAAAGAADASDHAGSNTTGDLAALLAFKSQLSDPLGILRDGWTRNKSFCSWVGVSCSRRHQQRVTAVSLPDMPLQGGLIPHLGNLSFLHVLNLTNTSLTGSIPDVLARLPRIRILDLGHNSLSGPVPPTIFNMSRLEILLLGTNNLTGPIPSNQSFNLPLLRKIALHRNKFTGHLPSGLEDCHNLEVISIGGNLFVDTVPTWLAKLPRLSFVSIGRNELVGSIPSVLGNLTMLSVLDISFCNLSGQIPVELGKLSQLTVLHLSYNQLTGSFPAFLGNLSDLQFLVLESNLLTATVPSTLGNIRSLFHLDIRMNHLQGNLDFLGSLCNCRQLQILAISTNSFTGSLPNYVGNLSQNLLEFTAIRNKLTGRFPATLSNLSDIRKISFSDNQLTGEIPESIMMLENLEALDLSENSMTGPIPAQSGMLKNIVVIALNDNKFSGSIPDGLVNITTIQYIFLSSNNLSSTIPSHLFHLDNLIELSLFHNTLTGALPSDLSHMQAIDKIDLSSNLFVGRLPSSFGQLVMLSYLNLSQNSFDDSIPDSFHHLTNLATLDLSYNNLSGGIPNYLANFTYLTDLNLSFNELQGQIPNGGVFSSLSLQSLIGNKGLCGAPRIGFSPCLDKSTHSQHFLRFILPAGIVAVGALAACVYLLDKRKKKKHQNVANSIHIADVIRHKLVSYHEIARATENFNESNLLGAGNFGKVFKAQLGDGLVVAVKVLNMHVERAMRSFDAECEVLRMARHRNLIRILNTCSNMDFRALLLQYMLNGSLESHLHGGIREPLGFIKRLDTMLGVAEAMEYLHHHHHQVVLHCDLKPSNVLFDEEMTSHVADFGIAKLLTGDDNSMISASMPGTIGYMAPELALMGKASRKSDVFSFGIMLLEVFTGKSPTGPMFIGEFSLRQWVSQAFPSMLMDVVDERFLQREDIDHRFHQQSSTTWSPASSSTRFDANLLVSIFELGLICSSESPEQRMTMNDVVLKLKDIKKDHFASELAREKASG from the exons ATGGGCCAACTTCCACTGCACATTCACCACCTACAGCTAATAGCATCCGTACTGTTGCTGTCAGCGGCGGCTGGGGCAGCAGATGCTTCGGATCACGCCGGCAGCAACACCACCGGTGATCTTGCGGCGCTGCTCGCATTCAAATCCCAGCTCTCGGACCCCCTCGGCATCCTTCGCGATGGCTGGACAAGAAACAAGTCCTTCTGCAGCTGGGTGGGTGTGTCGTGCAGCCGGCGACATCAGCAACGTGTGACTGCTGTGTCGCTGCCGGATATGCCGCTCCAAGGAGGCCTCATCCCTCATCTTGGTAACCTTTCTTTCCTCCATGTCCTCAACCTCACCAACACAAGCCTCACTGGCTCCATCCCTGATGTTCTTGCAAGGTTACCTCGTATTAGAATTCTTGACCTTGGCCACAACAGTCTGTCAGGTCCAGTACCTCCTACCATATTCAACATGTCTAGGCTTGAGATCTTGTTGCTGGGAACCAACAACCTAACTGGGCCTATACCAAGCAACCAAAGCTTTAATCTCCCCCTGTTACGAAAGATAGCCCTCCATCGGAACAAATTTACTGGTCATCTCCCATCAGGCCTAGAAGACTGCCACAACCTTGAGGTAATCTCGATTGGTGGAAATCTCTTTGTTGATACTGTGCCAACATGGCTCGCTAAACTGCCACGACTCTCCTTCGTTTCTATAGGCCGGAATGAACTTGTTGGCTCAATCCCCAGTGTGCTCGGCAACCTAACCATGCTCTCCGTGCTTGACATCTCATTCTGCAACCTAAGCGGCCAGATTCCAGTGGAACTGGGGAAACTCAGCCAACTCACTGTGCTGCATCTTTCATACAATCAACTTACGGGCTCCTTTCCTGCCTTTCTAGGGAACTTGTCCGATCTACAGTTCTTGGTATTGGAATCAAATCTGTTGACCGCAACAGTACCATCAACACTTGGCAACATTAGATCTCTTTTTCATCTTGATATCCGAATGAATCACCTCCAAGGGAACCTTGATTTCTTGGGCAGCCTTTGTAACTGTAGGCAGCTTCAAATCCTTGCCATATCAACAAACTCATTCACTGGGAGTCTTCCTAACTATGTTGGAAACCTCTCTCAGAATCTATTAGAATTTACAGCAATCAGGAACAAGTTAACCGGCAGGTTTCCAGCTACACTGTCAAATCTAAGTGATATCCGTAAAATAAGCTTCAGCGACAACCAACTAACTGGAGAAATCCCAGAATCCATCATGATGTTGGAGAATCTCGAGGCACTTGATCTCTCTGAAAACAGCATGACTGGACCAATCCCCGCACAATCAGGTATGCTGAAGAACATTGTAGTTATAGCTCTCAATGATAATAAATTCTCTGGCTCCATACCAGATGGCCTAGTAAATATTACTACAATACAGTATATTTTCCTGTCCTCTAACAATCTATCTTCGACTATACCATCACACCTATTTCATCTTGATAACCTTATAGAATTAAGTCTGTTCCATAACACCCTAACAGGAGCCTTGCCTTCTgacctaagccacatgcaagccatTGACAAAATAGACTTATCTTCTAATCTCTTCGTTGGTCGCCTCCCTAGTTCATTTGGACAGCTTGTGATGTTAAGCTATCTAAATCTATCTCAGAACTCATTTGACGATTCAATACCAGATAGTTTTCATCATTTGACCAACTTAGCAACTCTGGACCTATCCTATAACAATCTTTCAGGTGGAATACCAAATTACCTTGCAAATTTTACCTACCTTACTGATCTGAACCTCTCCTTTAATGAGCTACAAGGGCAAATACCAAATGGAGGTGTTTTCTCAAGCCTAAGCTTGCAATCATTGATTGGGAATAAGGGACTGTGCGGTGCTCCACGTATTGGATTCTCACCATGTTTGGACAAGTCAACTCATAGTCAGCACTTTCTCAGGTTCATACTCCCTGCTGGCATCGTAGCAGTTGGTGCCTTAGCAGCGTGTGTATACCTTCTtgacaaaaggaagaagaaaaagcatCAAAATGTTGCAAATTCCATTCACATAGCTGATGTTATCAGACACAAGTTAGTATCCTACCATGAGATTGCACGTGCTACAGAAAACTTCAACGAGAGCAACCTCCTTGGAGCTGGAAACTTTGGCAAAGTTTTCAAGGCCCAACTGGGTGATGGTTTGGTGGTTGCAGTAAAAGTGCTCAACATGCATGTCGAGCGAGCCATGAGGAGCTTTGATGCTGAATGTGAAGTGTTGCGGATGGCTAGGCATCGCAACTTAATAAGGATACTGAATACTTGTTCCAACATGGATTTCAGAGCATTGTTGCTTCAGTACATGCTGAATGGCAGCTTGGAGTCACATTTGCATGGAGGAATTAGGGAACCACTGGGGTTCATCAAAAGATTGGATACTATGCTTGGCGTGGCTGAGGCAATGGAATATctgcaccatcatcatcatcaagttgTCCTACACTGTGACCTCAAACCTAGTAATGTGTTATTCGATGAGGAGATGACATCACATGTTGCGGACTTTGGAATTGCTAaattacttaccggtgatgacaacTCCATGATTTCAGCAAGTATGCCAGGAACAATTGGGTACATGGCACCag AGCTTGCACTCATGGGGAAGGCTTCAAGGAAAAGTGATGTGTTTAGCTTTGGGATCATGCTTCTTGAAGTCTTCACTGGGAAGAGTCCTACGGGTCCCATGTTCATTGGAGAATTCAGCCTCAGGCAGTGGGTATCCCAAGCATTTCCATCAATGCTCATGGATGTTGTGGATGAGAGGTTCCTACAGCGTGAGGACATTGATCACAGATTTCATCAGCAAAGCAGTACTACTTGGTCTCCAGCATCGTCTTCCACACGGTTTGATGCCAACCTGCTTGTGTCGATATTTGAGCTAGGTCTGATTTGTTCGAGCGAATCCCCTGAGCAAAGGATGACAATGAACGATGTGGTTTTGAAGCTGAAGGACATAAAAAAGGATCACTTTGCCTCTGAATTGGCAAGGGAAAAGGCCTCGGGCTAA